The following are encoded together in the Microbacterium hatanonis genome:
- a CDS encoding DNA-formamidopyrimidine glycosylase family protein: MPEGDSVFRLAVRLREASEGHVVADGELRSGASAGQSLTAGRIDSYDTHGKNLLTRFDTGLTLHTHLRMQGSWTVTARGRRVPPRIAHQVRVRLRLDDGRTLWGIDVPVVRLLPTAREGEVVGRLGPDPLRGDWDHAEAVRRIEGRPDRPLVAALLDQGNVAGFGNLWVNELAFLRGVHPFRPVAEVDVPALLTVGARALRLSAAVPGMYQVTTGRAVKGESHWVVGRAGRPCLRCGTRVRVVAECAGDPERRRTWWCPRCQPGEFG, translated from the coding sequence ATGCCCGAAGGTGACAGCGTGTTCCGTCTCGCGGTGCGCCTGCGCGAGGCGTCCGAGGGGCACGTCGTCGCCGACGGCGAGCTCCGATCCGGAGCCTCGGCGGGCCAGTCGCTCACGGCGGGGCGCATCGACTCGTACGACACGCACGGCAAGAACCTGCTGACCCGGTTCGACACGGGCCTCACCCTGCACACGCACCTGCGGATGCAGGGGAGTTGGACCGTGACAGCCCGCGGGCGTCGTGTGCCGCCGCGTATCGCGCACCAGGTCCGGGTGCGGCTCCGGCTCGACGACGGGCGCACCCTCTGGGGGATCGACGTCCCCGTCGTGCGGCTGCTGCCGACCGCGCGGGAGGGAGAGGTGGTCGGCAGGCTCGGACCCGACCCGCTCCGAGGCGACTGGGACCACGCCGAGGCGGTGAGGCGGATCGAGGGTCGTCCGGATCGGCCTCTCGTCGCCGCCCTCCTCGACCAGGGGAACGTCGCGGGCTTCGGCAACCTCTGGGTGAACGAACTGGCGTTCCTGCGCGGCGTGCACCCGTTCCGCCCCGTCGCAGAGGTCGACGTCCCCGCTCTCCTCACGGTCGGCGCGCGGGCGCTGCGGCTCTCGGCCGCCGTGCCGGGCATGTACCAAGTGACGACGGGGCGCGCGGTCAAGGGAGAGTCTCACTGGGTGGTGGGCCGCGCCGGCCGACCCTGTCTGCGCTGCGGAACCCGCGTGCGGGTGGTCGCCGAATGCGCCGGCGACCCGGAAAGGCGCCGCACGTGGTGGTGCCCTCGGTGTCAACCCGGCGAGTTCGGCTAG
- a CDS encoding NUDIX hydrolase: protein MPESPPPQTARAQLAALAARADRPFVEGLPKVVDPRPAAVLILFGVLDALPSDHEAQARAVSRDLDVLLLSRAATLRAHPGQVAFPGGRVDPGDQSVVAAALREAEEETGLDPAGVEVLGTLGRVPLEFSRHLVTPVLAWWQHPSPVRVVDVAESADVFRAPVADLLDPARRGSTVIRRDGHEWRGPAFLVPHDTGEHLVWGFTAMLLDGLFDRLGWTEPWDAAKELPLELPS from the coding sequence GTGCCCGAATCGCCCCCGCCGCAGACCGCGCGGGCACAGCTCGCCGCCCTCGCCGCGCGGGCCGACCGGCCCTTCGTCGAGGGTCTTCCGAAGGTCGTCGATCCGCGCCCCGCAGCGGTGCTCATCCTCTTCGGAGTGCTCGACGCCCTGCCCAGCGATCACGAGGCGCAGGCCCGCGCCGTCTCACGCGATCTCGACGTGCTGCTCCTCTCACGGGCAGCCACGCTGCGCGCGCACCCCGGTCAGGTTGCCTTCCCGGGTGGCCGGGTCGACCCCGGTGACCAGAGCGTCGTCGCCGCAGCGCTGCGCGAGGCCGAGGAGGAGACGGGCCTGGATCCAGCCGGGGTCGAGGTGCTCGGCACCCTCGGTCGCGTCCCGCTGGAGTTCTCGCGACACCTCGTTACTCCCGTGCTCGCGTGGTGGCAGCATCCGTCGCCCGTCCGGGTGGTGGACGTGGCCGAATCCGCCGACGTCTTCCGTGCGCCGGTCGCCGATCTCCTCGATCCGGCCCGTCGAGGATCCACCGTGATCCGCCGCGACGGTCACGAGTGGAGGGGACCCGCCTTCCTCGTGCCGCACGACACCGGCGAGCACCTCGTGTGGGGTTTCACCGCGATGCTGCTCGACGGCCTGTTCGACAGGCTCGGCTGGACCGAACCGTGGGATGCGGCGAAGGAACTGCCGCTCGAGCTCCCGTCCTAG
- a CDS encoding lytic transglycosylase domain-containing protein yields MHSNTPSTATRRTRRAADRRSHNRRAVVASGLAFGIVAAAAFASTAPSAEAQAEAGASTPTFSLVSSSTYSAPLKATVTPAVPEETVAADEAVEAAASVTSAAASVQADIAASGLDIGEPDTSVDTAALEEAAARLDAADALPAPLVPSITEEVTELIASVDSRVNQLRGSLDGAAAKKAEEEAAAEQARIEAEAAAAEAAEAAASAPVSTSSTSSASTGSSSASAPSAPIPSGGTGGDNSPEGAKATAYAMLQARGWGDDQYSCLVSLWNKESGWNYQAMNRSSGAYGIPQALPGSKMSSAGADWQTNAATQISWGLGYISGRYGTPCGAWGQSQSVGWY; encoded by the coding sequence ATGCACTCGAACACGCCGTCCACCGCCACCCGCCGCACCCGCCGTGCCGCCGATCGCCGCTCGCACAACCGCCGCGCGGTCGTCGCCTCGGGACTCGCGTTCGGCATCGTCGCAGCCGCAGCGTTCGCCTCGACCGCACCGTCGGCTGAGGCTCAGGCGGAGGCCGGCGCGTCGACGCCGACCTTCTCCCTCGTCTCCTCCTCCACCTACTCCGCGCCGCTCAAGGCGACCGTCACCCCTGCCGTCCCCGAAGAGACCGTGGCCGCGGATGAAGCCGTCGAGGCGGCCGCATCGGTCACCTCCGCGGCCGCGAGCGTGCAGGCCGACATCGCCGCATCGGGTCTCGACATCGGCGAGCCCGACACGTCGGTCGACACCGCCGCGCTCGAAGAGGCCGCCGCGCGTCTCGACGCCGCCGACGCGCTCCCCGCGCCCCTCGTCCCCTCCATCACCGAGGAGGTCACCGAACTCATCGCCTCGGTCGACTCCCGCGTGAACCAGCTCCGCGGAAGCCTCGACGGCGCTGCGGCGAAGAAGGCCGAAGAAGAGGCCGCCGCCGAGCAGGCGCGCATCGAGGCCGAGGCCGCCGCCGCGGAGGCGGCCGAGGCCGCAGCATCCGCCCCCGTCTCGACCTCGTCGACGTCGTCGGCTTCGACCGGCTCGTCGTCGGCGTCGGCGCCCTCCGCCCCGATCCCGTCGGGCGGCACCGGCGGAGACAACAGCCCCGAGGGTGCGAAGGCGACCGCCTACGCCATGCTCCAGGCGCGAGGATGGGGCGACGACCAGTACTCGTGCCTCGTCTCGCTCTGGAACAAGGAATCGGGCTGGAACTACCAGGCCATGAACCGCTCCAGCGGTGCATACGGCATCCCCCAGGCGCTTCCCGGCAGCAAGATGTCGAGCGCCGGCGCCGACTGGCAGACGAACGCCGCCACCCAGATCTCGTGGGGTCTCGGCTACATCTCCGGTCGCTACGGCACGCCGTGCGGCGCGTGGGGCCAGTCGCAGTCCGTGGGCTGGTACTGA
- a CDS encoding ABC1 kinase family protein, translating to MADAGDLSARYRRITRFAARYLVQAWWFELFLPRLGLSRISARNRTKRLQNIARRFHGLAIDLGGLMIKVGQFMSSRLDVLPPEITKELEGLQDEVPAVPFAAIRALAEAELGVSLDRAFASVDPTPLAAASLGQAHRATLSDADAEVTGLSSVVIKIQRPGIDQVVDVDLRALRQVARWLSRVRLVSDRVDMHALVEEFAHTSLEEIDYLHEAANSERFANDFAGDGRVTVPEIVWERTTRRVLTLEDVTAIKITDVDGLRAAGIDPAEVAIEFASVMFDQLFADGFFHADPHPGNIFVTPNEPDPATGRAWHLTFIDFGMMGEVPEGLRRGLRRLLIAAASRDGKGLVDGIRDVGVLLPSADTAELERAMTQLFARFGGMGFAELQEVDPREFRAFAVEFGDVVRSLPFQLPENFLLIIRAMSLVSGNCSALDPAFNIWDAVEPYANRLIREEGGNVVQGFAKQAVSLAGLAARLPRRFDDLATRIEDGRIAVQTPKLDRRIGSLERMGRRVVSAVLFAALLIAGAVLRVDDAVFGTVLMSISVVPLLHALFAGFTAGRR from the coding sequence ATGGCTGACGCCGGCGACCTGAGCGCCCGCTATCGACGGATCACGCGGTTCGCCGCGCGCTACCTCGTGCAGGCGTGGTGGTTCGAGCTGTTCCTCCCGAGACTCGGGCTCTCCCGTATCTCGGCACGGAACCGCACGAAGCGCCTGCAGAACATCGCGCGCCGTTTTCACGGCCTCGCGATCGATCTCGGCGGCCTCATGATCAAGGTCGGGCAGTTCATGTCGTCGCGCCTCGACGTGCTGCCGCCCGAGATCACGAAAGAGCTCGAGGGTCTGCAGGACGAGGTGCCCGCGGTCCCGTTCGCCGCGATCCGCGCCCTCGCCGAAGCGGAGCTCGGTGTGTCGCTCGACCGCGCCTTCGCGTCGGTCGACCCGACGCCGTTGGCGGCGGCATCCCTCGGCCAGGCCCACCGGGCGACCCTGTCGGACGCAGACGCCGAGGTCACCGGACTCAGCTCCGTCGTCATCAAGATCCAGCGCCCCGGGATCGACCAGGTCGTCGACGTCGACCTCCGCGCACTGCGCCAGGTCGCGCGATGGCTGAGCCGCGTGCGCCTGGTCTCCGACCGGGTCGACATGCACGCCCTCGTCGAGGAGTTCGCCCACACGAGCCTCGAGGAGATCGACTACCTGCACGAGGCCGCGAACTCCGAACGGTTCGCGAACGACTTCGCCGGCGACGGGCGCGTCACCGTGCCCGAGATCGTCTGGGAGCGCACCACCCGACGTGTGCTCACTCTCGAAGACGTCACCGCGATCAAGATCACCGACGTCGACGGGCTGCGCGCGGCCGGCATCGACCCCGCCGAGGTCGCGATCGAGTTCGCCTCGGTCATGTTCGACCAGCTCTTCGCCGACGGGTTCTTCCACGCCGATCCGCATCCCGGCAACATCTTCGTCACCCCGAACGAGCCCGACCCGGCGACGGGTCGCGCCTGGCACCTCACCTTCATCGACTTCGGCATGATGGGCGAGGTCCCGGAGGGACTCCGCCGCGGACTCCGGCGCCTGCTCATCGCCGCGGCCTCCCGCGACGGGAAGGGCCTCGTCGACGGCATCCGCGACGTCGGCGTGCTGCTGCCGTCGGCCGACACCGCCGAGCTCGAGCGCGCGATGACCCAGCTCTTCGCCCGGTTCGGGGGCATGGGCTTCGCCGAGCTGCAGGAGGTCGACCCGCGGGAGTTCCGTGCGTTCGCGGTGGAGTTCGGCGACGTGGTGAGGTCGCTGCCGTTCCAGCTGCCGGAGAACTTCCTCCTCATCATCCGGGCGATGTCGCTCGTCTCGGGCAACTGCAGCGCGCTCGACCCCGCATTCAACATCTGGGACGCCGTCGAGCCCTACGCGAATCGCCTGATCCGCGAAGAGGGCGGGAATGTCGTGCAGGGCTTCGCGAAGCAGGCCGTGTCTCTCGCCGGACTCGCCGCCCGTCTTCCGCGGCGGTTCGACGACCTCGCCACCCGCATCGAGGACGGCCGCATCGCCGTGCAGACCCCGAAGCTCGATCGCCGCATCGGCTCGCTCGAACGGATGGGGCGGCGTGTCGTCTCGGCCGTGCTCTTCGCGGCCCTGCTCATCGCGGGCGCCGTGCTGCGGGTCGACGACGCGGTGTTCGGCACGGTGCTGATGTCGATCTCGGTCGTCCCGCTCCTGCACGCCCTCTTCGCCGGGTTCACCGCCGGGCGTCGCTGA
- a CDS encoding GIY-YIG nuclease family protein yields MPECLVDGCCAPGAHDAPVVLCDRHLAAAADWSEREQGVTDLLPVPCRICGSRLGVRWPSGWLCAVCEWRHGEIVDGELPPPRIDVVYYLRYDDRVKIGTTANPRQRLAAIRHDEVLAFERGDRALEQRRHTQFAADRWPRTEWFRLSRDLQAHVDSIAAGVGDPWALHARWTSEALALRG; encoded by the coding sequence GTGCCCGAATGCCTCGTCGACGGATGCTGCGCTCCCGGCGCGCACGATGCCCCGGTCGTTCTCTGCGACCGGCACCTCGCGGCCGCGGCCGACTGGTCGGAGCGCGAGCAGGGCGTGACCGACCTGCTCCCCGTACCGTGCCGCATCTGCGGATCGCGACTCGGGGTGCGCTGGCCGAGCGGCTGGCTCTGCGCTGTGTGCGAGTGGCGACACGGGGAGATCGTCGACGGCGAACTCCCGCCTCCGCGTATCGACGTCGTCTACTACCTGCGCTACGACGATCGGGTGAAGATCGGCACGACAGCGAACCCCCGACAGCGGCTCGCGGCGATCCGGCACGACGAAGTCCTGGCGTTCGAGCGAGGCGACCGCGCCCTCGAGCAGCGCCGCCACACGCAGTTCGCGGCGGACAGGTGGCCGCGGACGGAGTGGTTCCGGCTGTCGCGCGACCTGCAGGCGCACGTCGACTCCATCGCCGCGGGTGTCGGCGATCCCTGGGCCCTGCACGCCCGGTGGACGAGCGAGGCGCTCGCCCTCCGCGGCTGA
- the rpsA gene encoding 30S ribosomal protein S1 yields the protein MTTATTAPATKQVAINDIGSAEDFLAAVELTLKFFNDGDLIEGTVVKIDRDEVLLDVGYKTEGVIPSRELSIKHDVDPNEVVNVGDHVEALVLQKEDKEGRLILSKKRAQYERAWGDVEKIKETDGVVTGSVIEVVKGGLIVDIGLRGFLPASLIELRRVRDLTPYLGQEIEAKILELDKNRNNVVLSRRALLEQTQSESRTTFLNNLHKGQVRKGTVSSIVNFGAFVDLGGVDGLVHVSELSWKHIEHASEVVEVGQEVTVEILEVDLDRERVSLSLKATQEDPWQVFARTHAIGQIAPGKVTKLVPFGAFVRVADGIEGLVHISELSGKHVELAEQVVSVGEEVFVKVIDIDLERRRISLSLKQANESVDPNGTEFDPALYGMVTEYDELGEYKYPEGFDPTSGVWLEGFDEQREKWEQDYAAAQARWESHKAAVAKAIEAEANAPASTGTDFGAGTGSSFTSESSSAGTLADDEALAALRERLSSR from the coding sequence ATGACTACCGCAACGACCGCCCCGGCCACCAAGCAGGTCGCGATCAACGACATCGGATCTGCTGAAGACTTCCTGGCCGCGGTCGAACTGACCCTGAAGTTCTTCAACGACGGCGACCTCATCGAAGGAACCGTCGTGAAGATCGACCGCGACGAGGTTCTCCTCGACGTCGGCTACAAGACCGAGGGCGTCATCCCCTCGCGCGAACTTTCCATCAAGCACGACGTCGACCCGAACGAGGTCGTCAACGTCGGCGACCACGTCGAGGCCCTCGTTCTCCAGAAGGAGGACAAGGAAGGCCGTCTGATCCTGTCGAAGAAGCGCGCTCAGTACGAGCGTGCCTGGGGCGACGTGGAGAAGATCAAGGAGACCGACGGTGTCGTCACCGGTTCGGTCATCGAGGTCGTCAAGGGTGGCCTCATCGTCGACATCGGCCTCCGCGGCTTCCTCCCGGCGTCGCTCATCGAGCTGCGTCGCGTCCGCGACCTGACGCCGTACCTCGGCCAGGAGATCGAGGCGAAGATCCTCGAGCTCGACAAGAACCGCAACAACGTCGTGCTCTCGCGCCGCGCCCTGCTCGAGCAGACGCAGTCCGAGTCGCGCACCACGTTCCTCAACAACCTCCACAAGGGCCAGGTCCGCAAGGGCACGGTCTCGTCGATCGTCAACTTCGGTGCGTTCGTCGACCTGGGCGGCGTCGACGGTCTGGTTCACGTCTCCGAGCTCTCGTGGAAGCACATCGAGCACGCGTCCGAGGTCGTCGAGGTGGGCCAGGAGGTCACCGTCGAGATCCTCGAGGTCGACCTCGACCGCGAGCGCGTGTCGCTCTCGCTCAAGGCGACGCAGGAAGACCCGTGGCAGGTGTTCGCCCGTACCCACGCGATCGGTCAGATCGCGCCGGGCAAGGTCACCAAGCTCGTTCCGTTCGGTGCGTTCGTCCGCGTCGCGGACGGCATCGAGGGCCTCGTTCACATCTCGGAGCTCTCCGGCAAGCACGTCGAGCTCGCGGAGCAGGTCGTGTCGGTCGGCGAAGAGGTCTTCGTCAAGGTCATCGACATCGACCTCGAGCGTCGCCGCATCTCGCTGTCGCTGAAGCAGGCCAACGAGTCGGTCGACCCCAACGGCACCGAGTTCGACCCGGCCCTCTACGGCATGGTCACCGAGTACGACGAGCTCGGCGAGTACAAGTACCCCGAGGGCTTCGACCCGACGTCGGGTGTCTGGCTCGAGGGCTTCGACGAGCAGCGCGAGAAGTGGGAGCAGGACTACGCGGCTGCCCAGGCTCGCTGGGAGTCGCACAAGGCTGCGGTCGCCAAGGCGATCGAGGCCGAGGCGAACGCCCCCGCGTCGACCGGCACCGACTTCGGCGCCGGCACCGGTTCGTCGTTCACCTCGGAGTCGTCCTCGGCCGGCACCCTGGCCGACGACGAGGCACTCGCCGCACTGCGCGAGCGTCTCTCCAGCCGTTGA
- a CDS encoding MFS transporter: MTGFTGHVPGSREYRRLLAGLFFAGIATFAQLYSPQAVLPLLAAEFDVPPATAALAVSAATLGLAVAVIPWSIVADRIGRVQAMTIGIVAATALGLAAPLSADVATLLVLRLAEGAALGAVPALALAYLSEEVDPRHAAAAAGSYIAGTTLGGLSGRLVSGPIADLAEWRTGLWATAVLCAAAAVAFLLLVPRARGFTPLVRGGARIATRLAVNLRSPAQLALYAQGFLLMGAFVAMYNYLGFHLTHPPFSLPGWIVTSLFVAYLAGTVSSPWAGTLASRHGRLPVLLVSTAAMAVGTALMLVPIVLVILGGLVVMTAGFFGAHAVASGWAPASARPDTRAQASSLYYLGYYGGSSLFGWSLGYVFDAAGWGVFLGVVVAMCGGAAVLAIGALRKH, translated from the coding sequence GTGACCGGCTTCACCGGGCACGTCCCCGGAAGCCGGGAGTACCGCCGACTTCTCGCCGGGCTGTTCTTCGCCGGCATCGCGACGTTCGCCCAGCTCTACTCCCCGCAGGCGGTGCTGCCCCTCCTGGCGGCGGAGTTCGACGTCCCGCCGGCCACCGCCGCGCTGGCGGTGTCGGCGGCCACGCTCGGACTCGCGGTCGCGGTGATCCCGTGGTCGATCGTGGCCGATCGCATCGGACGCGTGCAGGCCATGACGATCGGCATCGTCGCGGCGACCGCTCTCGGGCTGGCAGCGCCCCTGAGCGCCGACGTCGCCACGCTCCTGGTCCTCCGCCTGGCGGAGGGGGCGGCCCTCGGCGCCGTGCCTGCTCTCGCCCTGGCCTATCTCAGCGAGGAGGTCGATCCGCGCCACGCGGCCGCCGCCGCCGGCAGCTACATCGCCGGAACCACTCTCGGAGGACTCTCCGGCCGTCTCGTCTCCGGGCCGATCGCCGACCTCGCCGAGTGGCGCACCGGCCTCTGGGCGACGGCCGTCCTGTGCGCGGCGGCGGCGGTGGCCTTCCTGCTCCTCGTGCCCCGCGCGCGCGGCTTCACGCCCCTCGTCCGCGGCGGGGCGAGGATCGCGACGCGTCTGGCGGTGAACCTCCGCTCGCCGGCGCAACTGGCGCTGTACGCCCAGGGGTTCCTGCTCATGGGCGCGTTCGTCGCCATGTACAACTACCTCGGATTCCATCTGACGCATCCGCCGTTCTCGCTTCCCGGTTGGATCGTCACATCGCTGTTCGTCGCCTATCTCGCGGGCACCGTCTCGTCACCCTGGGCGGGCACCCTCGCATCGCGCCACGGGCGGCTGCCCGTCCTCCTCGTATCCACCGCCGCGATGGCGGTCGGCACCGCCCTCATGCTCGTCCCGATCGTGCTGGTCATCCTCGGGGGACTCGTCGTGATGACGGCCGGGTTCTTCGGCGCCCACGCGGTCGCCTCCGGGTGGGCGCCCGCATCCGCGCGACCCGACACCCGCGCGCAAGCGTCCTCGCTCTACTACCTGGGCTACTACGGTGGCTCGAGCCTGTTCGGCTGGAGTCTCGGCTACGTCTTCGACGCCGCGGGCTGGGGCGTGTTCCTCGGCGTGGTGGTCGCGATGTGCGGTGGTGCGGCGGTGCTGGCGATCGGTGCGCTGCGGAAGCACTAA